One window of Roseisolibacter agri genomic DNA carries:
- a CDS encoding alpha/beta hydrolase yields the protein MSARTPSRRTPARGTVAVARAAASAARPARLRRRTVALPGSLAVLRDVRSPQLHNRRDVYVYLPPSYGTAGDRRYPVLYMHDGQNLFDPALSFSGAWRVDLAMQTAARLGFEAIVVGVSNMGGSRLDEYSPFFDESVGGGGAADLYVDFLLHTLKPMIDAQFRTLPEPASTGILGSSMGGLVSLYAFFRAPHAFGACGVLSPALWFGKRAILPFVEAAEAPPGRIWLDVGTNEGVRTVMNVRLLRDLLVRKGYAEGESLRVKIAVGAAHNEAAWGRRIKKAIPFLLGA from the coding sequence GTGAGCGCTCGCACGCCCTCGCGCCGCACGCCCGCGCGCGGCACCGTGGCGGTCGCGCGCGCGGCCGCATCGGCCGCGCGGCCGGCGCGCCTGCGCCGCCGCACGGTCGCGCTGCCGGGCAGCCTGGCCGTGCTGCGCGACGTGCGCAGCCCGCAGCTGCACAACCGCCGCGACGTCTACGTGTACCTGCCGCCGTCGTACGGCACGGCGGGCGACCGCCGCTATCCCGTGCTGTACATGCACGACGGGCAGAACCTGTTCGACCCCGCGCTCAGCTTCTCGGGCGCATGGCGCGTGGACCTCGCGATGCAGACCGCGGCGCGCCTCGGCTTCGAGGCGATCGTGGTGGGCGTGTCGAACATGGGCGGGTCGCGGCTGGACGAGTACTCGCCGTTCTTCGACGAGAGCGTGGGCGGCGGCGGCGCGGCCGACCTGTACGTGGACTTCCTGCTGCACACGCTGAAGCCGATGATCGACGCGCAGTTCCGCACGCTGCCGGAGCCCGCGTCCACCGGGATCCTCGGCTCGTCGATGGGCGGGCTGGTGTCGCTGTACGCCTTCTTCCGCGCGCCGCACGCGTTCGGGGCGTGCGGGGTGCTGAGCCCCGCGCTCTGGTTCGGGAAGCGCGCGATCCTCCCGTTCGTGGAGGCGGCGGAGGCGCCGCCGGGGCGCATCTGGCTGGACGTCGGCACGAACGAGGGCGTGCGCACGGTGATGAACGTGCGGCTGCTGCGCGACCTGCTGGTCCGGAAGGGCTACGCGGAGGGCGAGTCGCTGCGCGTGAAGATCGCCGTCGGCGCCGCGCACAACGAGGCGGCGTGGGGCCGCCGGATCAAGAAGGCCATTCCCTTTCTCCTGGGCGCCTGA
- a CDS encoding DUF3536 domain-containing protein — MRSIVVHLHLYQPPREDPWLGEIEREPEAAPDHDWTARVERTSYRALAAARVLDGEGRVRRVVETFAQASFDAAPTLLAWMADQAPATYAALVAADRASRARLGFGNALAHPYDHAILPLLSRRDKVTEVRWGIADFRRRFGRDPDGMWCPETAVDDETLDVLAEHGMRFTIVAPHQLTTLPPDGRPGRYRTAGGREIALMAYDDALARAVAFGPLLRDGRAWARRMAGDETADATGAGENAGGVASVATVAETYGHHHPFGEMALAAMLEAAAARPHVQVENFASLLARWPAAHDVALVGPSSWSCPHGVERWRRDCGCHADASTSQRWRAPLRAAVTALQHALDQRFAHDGAALFGERGLDPWTVRDAYLADGVGAVPETRDPVWARELLEMARESLRLNTSGAWFGDLLDRPEVRTMLRHAARALALGGPHHGPAAERAFLQALDDVPLDDAADANAGGTAGDLYVRHARPALPAAVRVAAGWAAVRAVGLAGEAAVPDAWRVAVEDDAGGNLAESVVTVADRRLGATARLAVRVDVPGPAGSPAAAREATDNGASEGAPFRMADVDPRAITILVRPEGGHALEVRGIPSGLAIAVKLSDVPERARHAVELALRRAVVHRLLDPDERALLAAGEATLAALVEAALVRAVQRLALDASPAAQARVHGLADLAESTGNGVPADAQTMLARVRGVVGLEVRERLAPVAWRLGFSTRAWLGESDATA; from the coding sequence TTGCGCAGCATCGTCGTCCACCTGCACCTCTACCAGCCGCCGCGCGAGGACCCGTGGCTGGGCGAGATCGAGCGCGAGCCCGAGGCGGCGCCCGACCACGACTGGACCGCGCGCGTGGAGCGCACGAGCTACCGCGCGCTGGCCGCCGCGCGCGTGCTCGACGGCGAGGGGCGCGTGCGCCGCGTGGTCGAGACGTTCGCGCAGGCGAGCTTCGACGCCGCGCCCACGCTGCTGGCGTGGATGGCCGACCAGGCGCCGGCGACCTACGCCGCGCTCGTCGCCGCCGACCGCGCGAGCCGCGCGCGCCTGGGCTTCGGCAACGCGCTCGCGCATCCGTACGACCACGCGATCCTGCCGCTGCTCTCCCGCCGCGACAAGGTGACCGAGGTGCGCTGGGGGATCGCGGACTTCCGCCGCCGCTTCGGCCGCGATCCCGACGGCATGTGGTGCCCCGAGACCGCCGTCGACGACGAGACGCTCGACGTGCTCGCGGAGCACGGGATGCGCTTCACGATCGTCGCGCCGCACCAGCTCACCACGTTGCCGCCCGACGGCCGGCCGGGGCGCTACCGCACCGCGGGCGGACGCGAGATCGCGCTGATGGCGTACGACGACGCGCTGGCGCGCGCGGTGGCGTTCGGGCCGCTGCTGCGCGACGGGCGCGCGTGGGCGCGGCGCATGGCGGGCGACGAGACCGCGGACGCGACGGGTGCAGGCGAGAATGCCGGCGGCGTCGCGAGCGTGGCGACGGTGGCCGAGACGTACGGGCATCACCATCCGTTCGGCGAGATGGCGCTGGCGGCGATGCTGGAGGCCGCGGCCGCGCGCCCGCACGTGCAGGTCGAGAACTTCGCCAGCCTGCTCGCGCGCTGGCCGGCCGCGCACGACGTCGCGCTCGTGGGCCCCAGCTCGTGGAGCTGCCCGCACGGCGTGGAGCGGTGGCGGCGCGACTGCGGCTGCCACGCCGACGCCAGCACGTCGCAGCGCTGGCGCGCGCCGCTGCGCGCCGCGGTGACCGCGCTGCAGCACGCCCTCGACCAGCGCTTCGCGCACGACGGCGCCGCGCTGTTCGGCGAGCGCGGGCTCGATCCCTGGACCGTCCGCGACGCCTACCTGGCCGACGGCGTGGGCGCGGTGCCCGAGACGCGCGACCCGGTGTGGGCGCGCGAGCTGCTGGAGATGGCGCGCGAGTCGCTGCGCCTCAACACCTCCGGCGCGTGGTTCGGCGACCTGCTCGACCGCCCCGAGGTGCGCACGATGCTGCGCCACGCGGCGCGCGCGCTGGCGCTGGGCGGGCCGCATCACGGACCGGCCGCGGAGCGCGCGTTCCTGCAGGCGCTCGACGACGTGCCGCTGGACGACGCGGCGGACGCGAACGCGGGCGGCACCGCGGGTGACCTCTACGTGCGCCACGCGCGCCCCGCGCTGCCGGCCGCCGTGCGCGTGGCCGCCGGCTGGGCCGCGGTGCGCGCCGTCGGCCTCGCGGGCGAGGCGGCGGTGCCCGACGCGTGGCGCGTCGCCGTCGAGGACGACGCGGGCGGCAACCTCGCCGAATCCGTCGTCACCGTCGCCGATCGCCGGCTGGGTGCGACCGCGCGGCTGGCGGTGCGCGTCGACGTGCCCGGCCCCGCCGGCTCGCCGGCCGCGGCGCGCGAGGCGACGGACAACGGCGCCTCCGAGGGCGCGCCCTTCCGCATGGCGGACGTCGATCCGCGCGCGATCACGATCCTCGTGCGCCCCGAGGGCGGCCACGCGCTGGAGGTGCGCGGCATCCCGAGCGGGCTGGCGATCGCGGTGAAGCTCTCGGACGTGCCGGAGCGCGCGCGCCACGCGGTGGAGCTGGCGCTGCGCCGCGCGGTCGTGCACCGGCTGCTCGATCCCGACGAGCGCGCGCTGCTGGCCGCCGGCGAGGCGACGCTGGCCGCGCTGGTGGAGGCGGCGCTCGTGCGCGCGGTGCAGCGGCTGGCGCTCGACGCGTCGCCGGCGGCGCAGGCGCGCGTGCACGGCCTCGCCGACCTGGCCGAGTCGACGGGGAACGGCGTGCCGGCCGACGCGCAGACGATGCTCGCGCGCGTGCGCGGCGTCGTCGGCCTCGAGGTGCGCGAGCGGCTGGCGCCCGTCGCGTGGCGGCTCGGCTTCTCGACGCGCGCCTGGCTCGGCGAGTCCGACGCGACGGCGTGA
- a CDS encoding esterase family protein, whose translation MHFERHRWHSPNLGREMETLVFGHAGAKLLVFPTSYGTCHEWPDRRMHLVLRDHLENGWLQMYCVDQVHTDGGWYTKQAHPGARAWRQLQYDAYLRDEVVPLSYHRNPNDFFITAGASFGAYDAMVFGLRNPHIVKRIIGMSGMYDIRNQTNGFSDGTVYQVNPFEFIPNEHDPERLALLRQQDIILAIGETDYHIEQNHEFSGMLWNKGIGNALRVWKGFAHDWPWWERMLRLYVKGHD comes from the coding sequence ATGCACTTCGAACGCCATCGCTGGCACAGCCCCAACCTCGGCCGCGAGATGGAGACGCTCGTCTTCGGGCACGCGGGCGCGAAGCTCCTCGTCTTCCCGACGTCGTACGGCACCTGTCACGAGTGGCCGGACCGCCGCATGCACCTCGTGCTGCGCGACCACCTGGAGAACGGGTGGCTGCAGATGTACTGCGTGGACCAGGTGCACACCGACGGCGGCTGGTACACCAAGCAGGCGCACCCCGGCGCGCGCGCCTGGCGGCAGCTGCAGTACGACGCCTACCTGCGCGACGAGGTGGTGCCGCTCAGCTACCACCGGAATCCGAACGACTTCTTCATCACCGCGGGCGCCAGCTTCGGCGCCTACGACGCGATGGTCTTCGGGCTGCGGAACCCGCACATCGTCAAGCGCATCATCGGCATGAGCGGGATGTACGACATCCGCAACCAGACGAACGGCTTCAGCGACGGCACCGTCTACCAGGTGAACCCGTTCGAGTTCATCCCCAACGAGCACGACCCCGAGCGGCTCGCGCTGCTGCGGCAGCAGGACATCATCCTCGCCATCGGGGAGACGGACTACCACATCGAGCAGAACCACGAGTTCTCGGGCATGCTCTGGAACAAGGGCATCGGCAACGCGCTCCGCGTCTGGAAGGGGTTCGCCCACGACTGGCCGTGGTGGGAGCGCATGCTGCGCCTGTACGTGAAGGGCCACGACTGA
- a CDS encoding ATP-grasp domain-containing protein, translating to MPTVLFAAPLFSESASRMVRAIGSLPDVRLGVITQDPAEQADDATRRALHAHWRIDDVCDPGQLRWAIDALIQRLGRPDVLFGAYEQLQVPLAEERERLGIPGLSSEAARNFRDKARMKEVLRAAGLPCARHGLAGTPAEAHAFAQATGFPLVVKPPAGAGSQATFRANDPHELAAALDAAPPSPERPVLLEEFVVGDEHSLETISIGGRAVWHSLTRYYPNPLEVLRNPWIQWCVVLPREVDDARFDDIRQVGADALRALGMTTGLSHMEWFRRRDGSVAIGEVGARPPGAQITTLVSRATDTDFVRAWAELMVFGTFTPPTRKYAAGIAYLRGQGNGSGVVRAVHGLDRLSDATRSLATDWQLPPLGAPPRSTYEGDGWVLVRHPDTSIVNRALQEIIENVRVEVS from the coding sequence GTGCCCACGGTCCTGTTCGCCGCACCGCTCTTCTCCGAATCGGCCTCGCGCATGGTGCGGGCGATCGGCAGCCTGCCCGACGTGCGGCTCGGCGTCATCACGCAGGATCCGGCCGAGCAGGCCGACGACGCGACGCGCCGCGCGCTGCACGCGCACTGGCGCATTGACGACGTGTGCGACCCCGGCCAGCTGCGCTGGGCGATCGACGCGCTCATCCAGCGCCTCGGCCGCCCGGACGTGCTGTTCGGCGCCTACGAGCAGCTGCAGGTCCCGCTGGCGGAGGAGCGCGAGCGGCTCGGCATCCCGGGTCTCAGCAGCGAGGCCGCGCGCAACTTCCGCGACAAGGCGCGCATGAAGGAGGTGCTGCGCGCCGCCGGGCTGCCGTGCGCGCGGCACGGGCTGGCCGGCACGCCCGCGGAGGCGCACGCGTTCGCGCAGGCGACGGGCTTCCCGCTGGTGGTCAAGCCGCCCGCGGGCGCGGGCTCGCAGGCGACCTTCCGCGCCAACGACCCGCACGAGCTGGCGGCCGCGCTCGACGCCGCGCCGCCCTCGCCCGAGCGCCCGGTGCTGCTGGAGGAGTTCGTCGTCGGCGACGAGCACTCGCTGGAGACGATCTCGATCGGCGGGCGCGCGGTGTGGCACTCGCTCACGCGCTACTACCCGAACCCGCTGGAGGTGCTGCGCAACCCGTGGATCCAGTGGTGCGTGGTGCTGCCGCGCGAGGTGGACGACGCGCGCTTCGACGACATCCGCCAGGTGGGCGCGGACGCGCTGCGCGCGCTGGGGATGACGACGGGCCTCTCGCACATGGAGTGGTTCCGCCGCCGCGACGGCTCGGTCGCGATCGGCGAGGTGGGCGCGCGGCCGCCGGGCGCGCAGATCACGACGCTCGTCTCGCGCGCGACCGACACGGACTTCGTGCGCGCGTGGGCGGAGCTGATGGTGTTCGGCACGTTCACGCCGCCGACGCGGAAGTACGCGGCGGGCATCGCCTACCTGCGCGGGCAGGGGAACGGCAGCGGTGTGGTGCGCGCGGTGCACGGTCTCGACCGCCTCTCCGACGCCACGAGGTCGCTCGCCACCGACTGGCAGCTTCCCCCGCTCGGCGCCCCGCCGCGCTCGACGTACGAAGGGGATGGGTGGGTGCTCGTCCGGCACCCTGATACCTCCATCGTCAATCGCGCCCTGCAGGAGATCATCGAGAACGTGAGAGTCGAGGTGAGCTGA
- a CDS encoding ATP-grasp domain-containing protein — protein sequence MTTVLFLAPGYPDEMPLFVRGLARAGAHVYGLSDVAAHELPEMTRRHLDGYLQSSLRDEAGTVEAVRRWVGRPGGPPSLDRVICLWEPGVILAAKLREALGVPGMGVEQARKFRDKDLMKQAVAQAGLRVPYHRRASTAQEVRDAVEAIGYPAIIKPIDGAGSMDTFRVDDAKELEQALARMEHVPEVNVEEFIDGEEFTYDTICANGKILYEHVGYYRPRPLIARQEEWISPQTMSLRDLDTPWVRDGVKLGHDVLQALEFDTGFTHMEWYRKSNGEVVFGEIGARPPGARTVDLMNFNGDIDLFAGYAEAELHGTFSQSQERKYYVANIFKRAQGQGRIRHIEGLDELRRRFGPAIVNVDLLPVGAPRRDWVLTLISDGYVTVRHPDKETLFAIADAVGTDLQLYAG from the coding sequence ATGACCACTGTCCTGTTCCTGGCTCCCGGCTATCCCGACGAGATGCCCCTGTTCGTGCGCGGCCTCGCGCGCGCGGGCGCCCACGTGTACGGCCTCAGCGACGTGGCCGCGCACGAGCTGCCGGAGATGACGCGGCGCCACCTCGACGGCTACCTGCAGTCGTCGCTGCGCGACGAGGCGGGGACCGTGGAGGCGGTGAGGCGGTGGGTCGGGCGGCCGGGCGGGCCGCCGTCGCTCGACCGCGTGATCTGCCTCTGGGAGCCCGGCGTCATCCTCGCCGCGAAGCTGCGCGAGGCGCTCGGCGTGCCGGGGATGGGCGTGGAGCAGGCGCGCAAGTTCCGCGACAAGGACCTGATGAAGCAGGCCGTCGCGCAGGCCGGGCTGCGCGTGCCGTACCACCGCCGCGCCTCCACCGCGCAGGAGGTGCGCGACGCCGTCGAGGCGATCGGCTATCCGGCGATCATCAAGCCGATCGACGGCGCGGGGTCGATGGACACCTTCCGCGTGGACGACGCGAAGGAGCTGGAGCAGGCGCTGGCGCGCATGGAGCACGTGCCCGAGGTGAACGTCGAGGAGTTCATCGACGGCGAGGAGTTCACCTACGACACCATCTGCGCGAACGGGAAGATCCTCTACGAGCACGTGGGCTACTACCGCCCGCGGCCGCTCATCGCGCGGCAGGAGGAGTGGATCTCGCCACAGACGATGTCGCTGCGCGACCTCGACACGCCGTGGGTGAGGGACGGCGTCAAGCTCGGGCACGACGTGCTGCAGGCGCTGGAGTTCGACACCGGCTTCACGCACATGGAGTGGTACCGCAAGAGCAACGGCGAGGTCGTCTTCGGCGAGATCGGCGCGCGGCCGCCCGGCGCGCGCACGGTGGACCTGATGAACTTCAACGGCGACATCGACCTGTTCGCCGGCTACGCCGAGGCGGAGCTGCACGGCACGTTCTCGCAGTCGCAGGAGCGGAAGTACTACGTCGCCAACATCTTCAAGCGCGCGCAGGGGCAGGGGCGCATCCGCCACATCGAGGGGCTGGACGAGCTGCGGCGCCGCTTCGGACCGGCGATCGTGAACGTGGACCTGCTGCCGGTGGGCGCGCCGCGGCGCGACTGGGTGCTGACGCTCATCTCCGACGGCTACGTGACCGTGCGGCACCCCGACAAGGAGACGCTGTTCGCGATCGCGGACGCGGTGGGGACGGACCTGCAGCTCTACGCCGGGTGA
- a CDS encoding glycogen synthase translates to MPLAAPESAAAPPEAFPLQARDGRPVGVVHLAGELAPYARTGGLGEAVASLAAHQAASGLSTSIVMPLYRQARARVPELVPVGDPYEVQVGFRRELAQLYTVPAVSTRDGAEERRTRTRPRHYFVANDYYFERAGIYGEGGGDYGDNARRYAFFCAAALAALPRIAIGPLVLHAHDWHASLAPTYLRTWYATHPYYREVSTVLSVHNAGFQGHFDPGTVPDLGLPWEVFNWQQLEWYGKLNLLKGGLAFSDAVITVSPNHATELRTPAGGFGLHDAFRALGDRFTGIVNGIDQNIWDPERDPRIAARYSRDDLSGKHECRLALQRMYRLPERPDVPIFVMSARLVWQKGLDLLLADTGFFDLDAQFIFLGAGEQRYEDALRAREARAPERIRVDTAFSDVKEHQLIAGGDVLLMPCQYEPCGLTQMRAQRYGTLPLVRAVGGLADTVEHGATGFIFRAYDAGAFVAGVIRALRTWQDRAAWQAMMREAMARDFGWARSEERYLAVYRRVMQDAVAGGAPVVAPTA, encoded by the coding sequence ATGCCGCTCGCCGCCCCGGAGTCCGCCGCCGCGCCCCCGGAAGCATTCCCCCTGCAGGCGCGCGACGGACGGCCCGTCGGCGTGGTGCACCTCGCCGGCGAGCTCGCGCCCTACGCGCGCACCGGTGGACTCGGCGAGGCCGTGGCGAGCCTCGCCGCGCATCAGGCGGCGTCCGGGCTCTCGACGTCGATCGTCATGCCGCTCTACCGGCAGGCGCGCGCGCGCGTGCCCGAGCTGGTGCCCGTCGGCGATCCGTACGAGGTGCAGGTGGGCTTCCGCCGCGAGCTCGCGCAGCTCTACACGGTGCCCGCGGTGAGCACGCGCGACGGCGCGGAGGAGCGGCGCACGCGCACGCGGCCGCGCCACTACTTCGTCGCCAACGACTACTACTTCGAGCGCGCGGGCATCTACGGCGAGGGGGGCGGCGACTACGGCGACAACGCGCGCCGCTACGCCTTCTTCTGCGCCGCCGCGCTGGCGGCGCTGCCGCGCATCGCCATCGGGCCGCTGGTGCTGCACGCGCACGACTGGCACGCCTCGCTCGCGCCGACGTACCTGCGCACCTGGTACGCGACGCATCCGTACTACCGCGAGGTGTCGACCGTCCTGTCGGTGCACAACGCGGGCTTCCAGGGCCACTTCGATCCCGGCACCGTGCCCGATCTGGGCCTGCCGTGGGAGGTGTTCAACTGGCAGCAGCTGGAGTGGTACGGGAAGCTCAACCTGCTGAAGGGCGGCCTGGCCTTCAGCGACGCGGTCATCACCGTCAGCCCGAACCACGCCACCGAGCTGCGCACGCCCGCGGGCGGCTTCGGCCTCCACGACGCGTTCCGCGCCCTCGGCGACCGCTTCACGGGGATCGTGAACGGGATCGACCAGAACATCTGGGATCCCGAGCGCGATCCGCGCATCGCCGCGCGCTACTCGCGCGACGACCTCTCGGGCAAGCACGAGTGCCGGCTCGCGCTGCAGCGCATGTACCGGCTGCCCGAGCGCCCCGACGTGCCGATCTTCGTCATGAGCGCGCGCCTCGTGTGGCAGAAGGGGCTCGACCTCCTGCTGGCCGACACGGGCTTCTTCGACCTCGACGCGCAGTTCATCTTCCTGGGCGCGGGCGAGCAGCGCTACGAGGACGCGCTGCGCGCGCGCGAGGCCCGCGCGCCCGAGCGCATCCGCGTCGACACGGCGTTCTCGGACGTGAAGGAGCACCAGCTGATCGCCGGCGGCGACGTGCTGCTGATGCCCTGCCAGTACGAGCCGTGCGGGCTGACGCAGATGCGCGCGCAGCGCTACGGCACGCTGCCGCTGGTGCGCGCGGTCGGCGGGCTGGCCGACACGGTGGAGCACGGGGCGACGGGCTTCATCTTCCGCGCGTACGACGCGGGCGCGTTCGTCGCGGGCGTGATCCGCGCGCTGCGCACCTGGCAGGACCGCGCGGCGTGGCAGGCGATGATGCGCGAGGCGATGGCGCGCGACTTCGGGTGGGCGCGCTCCGAGGAGCGCTACCTCGCGGTCTACCGGCGCGTGATGCAGGACGCGGTCGCCGGCGGCGCGCCCGTCGTCGCCCCCACGGCCTGA